In Candidatus Aminicenantes bacterium, the sequence CGGTAAGCTGTTCGCCGAAGGGGTCATCGAGGTGCACAGCGAGGGCTACGGCTTCCTCCGTTTCCAGGAGTATTCCTACCTGACCAGCCCGGAAGACATCTACGTTTCGCCCTCCCAGGTGAACAAGTTCGATATACGCACCGGCGACACGGTCTCCGGTTCGGTGCGTCCGCCCAAGACCGGCGAAAAATACTTCGCCCTGCTGACGGTCGAGGCCGTGAACTTCGAAGACCCGGAAGAGGTGACCGAGAAGCGCCGCAACATCAAGTTCGAAAAACTGACCCCCCTCTACCCGAACGAGAAGATCAACCTGGAAACCGGGCCGGAAAACCTCTCCGGCCGGGTGATGAACCTGCTCACCCCGCTCGGCAAGGGGCAGCGCGGCCTGATCGTCGCCGCCCCGCGCACCGGCAAAACCATGATCCTGCAGAGCATCGCCAAATCGATCGAGCTCAACCACCCGGAAATCAATCTGATCGTACTATTGATCGACGAAAGGCCCGAAGAGGTGACCGACATGAGCCGCAACGTCAAGGGCGAAGTCATCGCCTCCACCTTCGACGAGATCCCGCTTCGCCACACCAAGGTGGCCGAAATCGTCCTGGAGAAAGCCAAGCGCATGGTGGAGATGGGCAAGGACGTGGTCATCCTCCTCGATTCCATAACCCGCTTGGCCCGTGCCCACAACGCCATCACTCCCTCCTCGGGCAAGGTGCTTTCGGGCGGCATCGACGCCAATGCCCTGAACAAGCCGAAAAAATTCTTTGGCGCCGCCCGCAACATCGAAGGCGGCGGCAGCCTGACCATCCTGGCCACGGCGCTGGTAGACACCGGCAGCCGCATGGATGAAGTCATTTTTGAAGAGTTCAAGGGAACAGGCAACATGGAGATCAACCTCGACCGCCGCTTGGTTGACAAGCGCGTCTTCCCGGCCATCGACCTGTT encodes:
- the rho gene encoding transcription termination factor Rho; amino-acid sequence: MYSLKDLQAMKPLELKKVVKELEVAESDINDRNSLFFKILDTQARANGKLFAEGVIEVHSEGYGFLRFQEYSYLTSPEDIYVSPSQVNKFDIRTGDTVSGSVRPPKTGEKYFALLTVEAVNFEDPEEVTEKRRNIKFEKLTPLYPNEKINLETGPENLSGRVMNLLTPLGKGQRGLIVAAPRTGKTMILQSIAKSIELNHPEINLIVLLIDERPEEVTDMSRNVKGEVIASTFDEIPLRHTKVAEIVLEKAKRMVEMGKDVVILLDSITRLARAHNAITPSSGKVLSGGIDANALNKPKKFFGAARNIEGGGSLTILATALVDTGSRMDEVIFEEFKGTGNMEINLDRRLVDKRVFPAIDLFRSGTRKEELLIERDELSKIWVLRKVLSQMSEVEAMELLVEKLSKTKSNAEFIKMMSAGM